The genome window TCGgtcctccccagcagcgCAAATGGGCCCCAGCTCGCCCATTCCTTCTGGCCAGTTCCGAGGATGGCGGCATCTTCGGAGTGAAGCGCAATCCGGATTtttctcctcgtcctcctcgccccattcttcgtcctcctcctcgttctCCGATAGCGGCGACGAGGGcaagtcctcctccccccacaattcctcctcctccgacgaTGGCGAGTGCTCTTCGTCCTCCATCTTCCGATGCTCTTGTTCCTGTCGTGTTCGTTCCCGTGGTGTTGGTTCCGGTCGTGTTCGCACTGGCTGTGCCCGCTCCGGTTGTCTTCGCCCCGGTCGTTTTCGTTCCGGTCGTCTTCGCTCCTTGGACTCCGTTGTGAAGAGTAGCGACGttctttttggtttgtttCTGTGCTTTCGTTTCGTTTTGCCGACTCTGCTTCAGTCATTTTTTGTGATGGTGTGTTGTGCGTGCTTTGCTTTGTCTGTGTTCTGTTGATGCCCCCCAGCGTTCCCCcagccccccagccccccagcccccagcgtgttttgtgtgttttgttTGGCGTGTTTTGTGATGTGTGTTCCACCCAGCGTGCCATCTATTATCTCATCTACTATTTATTGCCATTTACGGGCGGCGAAGTCGGACTCTGCACCTCCTCGTGGTGTCGCCTGGTAACCTGTTACGAGTGCACAGGGCCAACGGAGAGACGCAGATGTAGCTATTAGAATCAACAATGCCAACTTTGATTTCATCGGTTCCTTCAGTATTGTCGTGATATTCATGTTGGTTTGTTCATGTTTCCATGCCACTTGTCCATGATTGACCTCTTCTATCAACCAACAAAACAATGATCGCATCACGTTCCAGTTCCATACGAATAATTTCATGTCAGACAAACCGCGATAGGTACGAGCTAGTAGTTGAAGACGAAAGTGCTTTTTGAAAGCGTGAGAAAAGCATGTTTCAGGAAAGCCAGAGGGGTTTGTAACATTGGGAACTGAGGAAAAGGCTCAAGTATGTCATAAGATGTGATCATAATTGAATATTGAAGAATCAACAGATCGGGTGTTGTGGCCAGGtgcattcaggggtaattCAGGGGCTAATATCACAAAACAAGTAAACAAAAAGcgcagggttagggttatttCCACTGTCCCTTGTTCAATGCACCTCAAAATCTCTATTCCTCGAGATAAGACTAAATTCATTGTTTCTCCCCATGCATGATATTCTTTTCTTGTAAAGTTTCTCTCCTAGACAGTTCTTACTTCTTTAATCTCACAAGTAGCTGCCCTCTAAGTATACTGCCAAGCAGCCGCCCCCTGGCCGGGGTAAGGAGTGAccttgaggttgatgggagTGCAGTAGTTGAGGCTCTTGGCGTTTGTTGAGTTTCTACCATACAAAGTCCACTCGGGCCCAGCAGAACCCGAAGCCCTCGGAGGACAAGcgacccaaccccaaccgtTGCCATTGAGGTTGATGAACCCACCGCCCTGGTAGGCGGCAAAGCCAGTCGAGGTGCTGCCGGACGGCATGTATGCCGAATGAGCTTGGGTGTATTCGACATTCCAGTCCGGCGTCAGGTAGACCTGTTGACCGCCGGGCACCATTGTGTTCATACCAGCTCCGCCGAAGCCGCCCGCCACAATCGATGTGACGTTGCCGGGTGGGCAGTTGGGGTCGACGACAGAAGGGCAGTAGCTCTTGGTTTCTCCTCCAAGCCACAAACGAAGCCCTTGGGCGGTAACGGGCTTCCCGTCAAGCTGGGGGAGCGCCGGGTTTGAGACGGTGAGAATAAAGGCAGACTCGGCGGGCGGGAGAAGACTGAGGATGTTATTGTTGCAGGTGTACATGAACTTGCTGTAACAGGCTCCATTGCAATAAGACAGGCCTTCACCGGCTGTGACGGGGCAGAGAAATTGGTTCTCCCAGCATACGTACTGAACACAGATCTGAGTTAGTGTGACGCCGTGCGAGGTGATCTGGAAGCTGTGCAATGATTT of Podospora pseudopauciseta strain CBS 411.78 chromosome 7 map unlocalized CBS411.78m_7, whole genome shotgun sequence contains these proteins:
- a CDS encoding uncharacterized protein (CAZy:CBM52; COG:S; EggNog:ENOG503P6FS), whose protein sequence is MTRFSLTAAVLIGLGHRVLGALEQCGPAQYDPTNYVCWENQFLCPVTAGEGLSYCNGACYSKFMYTCNNNILSLLPPAESAFILTVSNPALPQLDGKPVTAQGLRLWLGGETKSYCPSVVDPNCPPGNVTSIVAGGFGGAGMNTMVPGGQQVYLTPDWNVEYTQAHSAYMPSGSTSTGFAAYQGGGFINLNGNGWGWVACPPRASGSAGPEWTLYGRNSTNAKSLNYCTPINLKVTPYPGQGAAAWQYT